From Lolium perenne isolate Kyuss_39 chromosome 5, Kyuss_2.0, whole genome shotgun sequence, a single genomic window includes:
- the LOC127304518 gene encoding L-type lectin-domain containing receptor kinase IX.1-like — MPSRCAPLPLLAVVASLCGSAVSWGSDPIDSLCSTAGNYTDGSQFKKNLEQLLSTISSAAASNDWFNTSTVGTGPDKVFGLIMCYADSSSTQCLDCLALAPAGVRTVCRGSRDVSAMYDACMLRYSGFNFFGDKVTYGIDPYSIIFRSYPYATDMDTMVEARSPLMEELMERAGDLSPRMHYLSLPYNDSLLGTDVISGLAQCTRDLAPSECNRCISMYTQWASILFPNNSGGAIKGYNCYLRYKLGALNITMPPQRTPPTPMPRITDSELPPSTPPTPPSPKPGLVVGLSVGSASFLVILGLGILIFISVSRRRNRSKIFEEGDVSDDELAVEDDFEKGTGPKRFRYRDLTSATDNFSDERKLGEGGFGSVYRGFLTEQNLEVAIKRVSKGSKQGKKEYISEVRIISWLRHRNLVQLIGWCHAGGELLLVYELMSNGSLDTHLHDAGNILPWSVRYEVILGLGSALLYLHQEWEQCVLHRDIKPSNIMLDASFRTKLGDFGLARLVNHGQGPYTTGIAGTMGYMDPECMVTGRTSVESDIYSFGVVLLEIACGRRPAVAREGEEEEGMIHLVQWVWDSRECGSFIGTADVRLNMEFDEQGLECVMVVGLWCAHPDRNMRPSMKQALDVLRFEAPLPKLPPKMPVATFKPLFDSFISSSQLTGGR, encoded by the exons ATGCCTTCCCGCTGTGCCCCTCTCCCTCTTCTAGCCGTGGTTGCGTCGCTCTGCGGTTCCGCAGTTTCTTGGGGAAGCGACCCCATTGATAGTTTATGCTCGACAGCTGGTAACTACACCGACGGCAGCCAGTTCAAGAAGAACCTGGAGCAGCTGCTTTCCACCATTTCGAGCGCTGCTGCCAGCAATGACTGGTTCAATACCAGTACGGTTGGGACAGGGCCCGACAAGGTCTTCGGCCTCATCATGTGCTACGCCGACAGCAGCAGCACCCAGTGCTTGGACTGCCTCGCCTTGGCGCCGGCAGGGGTCAGGACGGTGTGCCGTGGCAGCCGGGACGTTAGCGCCATGTACGACGCGTGCATGCTCCGCTACTCGGGCTTCAACTTCTTTGGTGATAAGGTCACCTATGGCATCGACCCCTACAGTATCATCTTTCGGTCCTATCCGTATGCCACGGACATGGATACCATGGTCGAGGCGCGTTCCCCGCTGATGGAAGAGCTCATGGAAAGGGCCGGTGACCTGTCACCGCGGATGCACTACCTCAGCCTACCGTACAATGACTCGCTGCTGGGCACGGACGTGATATCCGGGCTGGCTCAGTGCACAAGGGACCTGGCGCCAAGCGAGTGCAACAGGTGTATTTCAATGTACACTCAATGGGCGTCGATACTGTTCCCGAACAACAGTGGAGGTGCCATCAAGGGGTACAACTGCTACCTAAGGTATAAGCTCGGTGCGTTGAACATTACCATGCCGCCTCAAAGGACACCGCCAACCCCCATGCCGCGTATAACCGACTCTGAGCTGCCGCCATCGACCCCTCCAACGCCACCAAG TCCTAAACCAGGGCTTGTGGTCGGTCTCTCCGTTGGTTCGGCATCCTTCTTGGTCATTCTGGGGCTAGGCATCCTCATCTTCATCTCTGTATCGCGTCGACGTAATCGGAGTAAAATCTTTGAAGAGGGTGATGTGTCCGACGATGAGCTTGCAGTGGAAGATGACTTCGAGAAAGGTACCGGGCCAAAGCGATTTCGGTATCGGGACCTGACTAGTGCAACAGACAACTTCTCTGATGAGCGGAAGCTCGGTGAAGGCGGCTTCGGCTCGGTATACAGAGGGTTCCTAACTGAACAAAACCTTGAGGTTGCAATCAAAAGGGTGTCCAAGGGGTCTAAGCAGGGGAAAAAGGAGTACATCTCTGAGGTGAGGATCATCAGTTGGCTTCGGCACCGGAACCTTGTGCAGCTCATCGGTTGGTGTCATGCTGGAGGTGAGCTGCTCCTTGTGTATGAGCTCATGTCCAATGGCAGCCTTGACACTCATCTACATGACGCAGGCAACATCCTACCATGGTCGGTCAG ATATGAAGTCATACTTGGACTAGGCTCTGCCCTTTTGTACCTTCATCAGGAATGGGAGCAATGTGTTCTGCACCGAGACATCAAACCAAGCAATATAATGCTAGATGCGTCCTTCAGAACAAAACTCGGTGACTTTGGGCTTGCTAGGCTTGTCAACCATGGACAAGGGCCGTACACAACAGGTATTGCAGGAACTATGGGCTATATGGACCCTGAGTGTATGGTCACTGGGAGGACCAGTGTTGAGTCCGATATCTATAGCTTTGGTGTTGTGCTTCTCGAGATTGCATGTGGTAGGCGACCTGCAGTAGCTcgggaaggagaagaagaagagggcaTGATACATCTTGTGCAATGGGTCTGGGATTCGAGGGAATGTGGGAGTTTTATTGGCACGGCCGATGTGCGTCTAAACATGGAGTTTGATGAACAGGGGTTGGAGTGCGTGATGGTGGTCGGTCTCTGGTGTGCCCACCCTGACCGCAACATGAGGCCCTCCATGAAGCAGGCTCTCGACGTGTTGCGGTTCGAGGCACCATTGCCAAAACTTCCACCAAAAATGCCGGTCGCAACTTTCAAGCCGTTATTTGATTCTTTCATTTCCTCGTCTCAGCTAACAGGCGGCAGATGA